The following are encoded together in the Daucus carota subsp. sativus chromosome 5, DH1 v3.0, whole genome shotgun sequence genome:
- the LOC108223191 gene encoding calcium-transporting ATPase 4, endoplasmic reticulum-type, translating to MGRGGQNEGRGEDSGTDSTSNQVFFAAWAKDAHECEEELKVRRDCGLPVEEVEKRRQIYGWNELEKHQGQSIFRLVLDQFNDTLVRILLVAAVVSFVLAWYDGDEGGEMEITAFVEPLVIFLILIVNAIVGVWQESNAEKALEALKEIQSEHATVIRDGQKNSNLPAKELVPGDIVELRVGDKVPADMRVLSLISSTLRLEQGSLTGESEAVSKTVKPVPEDCEIQGKKCMVFAGTTVVNGNCICLVTQTGMNTEIGKVHSQIHEASQHEEDTPLKKKLNEFGEVLTLLIGLICALVWLINVKYFLSWEYIDGWPTNFQFSFEKCTYYFEIAVALAVAAIPEGLPAVITTCLALGTRKMAQKNALVRKLPSVETLGCTTVICSDKTGTLTTNQMAVTKLVAVGLQGHALRSFSVDGTTYNPFDGKIQSWPIGQLDTNLQTIAKIAAVCNDAGIEHNGSHYVASGMPTEAALKVLVEKMGLPDGLDTSLSTTGSDAQRCCRRWCDVERRIGTLEFDRDRKSMGVIVSSSSGKNSIFVKGAVENLLERSSFIQLEDGSVVELDQKSRKAILESLHEMSSSALRVLGFAYKDDLAEFATYTGDEDHPAHELLLNPSNYSSIESKLVFAGLAGLRDPPRKEVRQAIEDCRIAGIQVMVITGDNKNTAEAICREIGVFEPNEDISSKSLTGREFMDHRNKKNHLRQSGGLLFSRAEPRHKQEIVRLLKENGEVVAMTGDGVNDAPALKLADIGIAMGIAGTEVAKEASDMVLADDNFSTIVAAVGEGRSIYNNMKAFIRYMISSNIGEVASIFLTAALGIPEGLIPVQLLWVNLVTDGPPATALGFNPPDKYIMKNPPRRSDDSLISAWILFRYLVIGLYVGIATVGVFIIWFTQESFLGIDLSKDGHSLVSYSQLANWDQCTSWGNFSASPFTAGSQVFNFDANPCDYFQTGKIKAMTLSLSVLVAIEMFNSLNALSEDVSLLSMPPWVNPWLLLAMSVSFGLHFLILYVPFLAQIFGIVPLSLNEWLLVVAVAFPVILIDEVLKFVGRCTSGARSRSKSSLKHKAE from the exons ATGGGTAGAGGAGGGCAGAATGAAGGAAGGGGAGAGGATTCAGGGACTGATAGCACGTCGAATCAAGTTTTTTTCGCGGCGTGGGCGAAAGATGCTCATGAATGTGAAGAGGAGTTGAAGGTGAGGCGAGATTGTGGATTACCGGTAGAGGAAGTTGAGAAGAGGAGACAGATTTATGGATGGAATGAGTTGGAGAAGCACCAAGGGCAATCGATATTTAGATTGGTTTTGGATCAGTTTAACGATACTTTAGTTAGGATTTTACTTGTTGCTGCTGTTGTTTCGTTTGTTTTGGCGTGGTATGATGGGGACGAAGGTGGGGAAATGGAGATCACGGCGTTTGTTGAGCCTTTGGTTATATTTTTGATCTTGATTGTGAATGCGATTGTTGGGGTTTGGCAAGAGAGTAATGCGGAGAAAGCATTAGAGGCTCTTAAGGAAATTCAGTCGGAACATGCGACGGTGATTCGTGATGGGCAGAAGAATTCAAATTTGCCTGCGAAAGAGCTTGTTCCAGGAGATATTGTTGAGCTTAGGGTTGGGGATAAAGTGCCTGCAGATATGAGGGTTCTGAGTTTGATTAGCTCTACTCTAAGGCTTGAGCAAGGTTCATTGACGGGCGAGAGTGAGGCTGTTAGCAAGACAGTAAAGCCTGTCCCAGAAGATTGTGAAATTCAGGGGAAGAAATGTATGGTTTTTGCTGGAACGACTGTTGTCAATGGAAATTGTATCTGTTTGGTCACTCAAACTGGTATGAATACAGAGATAGGAAAGGTGCATTCACAAATTCATGAAGCATCCCAACATGAGGAAGATACGCCATTGAAAAAGAAACTGAATGAGTTTGGAGAGGTTCTGACTTTGTTAATTGGTTTAATTTGTGCCCTAGTGTGGCTTATTAATGTGAAATATTTTCTATCTTGGGAGTACATTGATGGGTGGCCAACGAATTTTCAGTTCTCATTTGAAAAATGCACATATTACTTCGAAATTGCTGTTGCATTAGCAGTCGCTGCCATTCCAGAAGGCTTACCTGCGGTTATTACAACATGCTTGGCCCTTGGTACACGTAAGATGGCTCAGAAGAATGCCCTTGTACGCAAGCTTCCAAGTGTTGAAACTCTTGGTTGTACAACTGTCATATGTTCTGATAAAACTGGTACTCTGACTACTAATCAGATGGCAGTGACTAAGCTTGTCGCTGTGGGTCTCCAAGGACATGCTCTCCGATCCTTTAGTGTTGATGGCACTACATACAATCCTTTTGATGGAAAAATACAAAGTTGGCCCATTGGTCAGTTGGATACTAACCTTCAAACAATTGCAAAGATTGCTGCTGTCTGCAACGATGCTGGTATTGAACACAATGGAAGTCATTATGTTGCTAGTGGGATGCCTACTGAAGCAGCATTGAAG GTTCTTGTCGAGAAAATGGGGCTTCCTGATGGACTAGATACAAGTTTGTCCACAACTGGTAGTGATGCACAAC GTTGTTGCCGAAGATGGTGTGACGTTGAACGTCGAATCGGCACACTCGAGTTTGATCGTGATAGGAAGTCAATGGGAGTTATTGTTAGTTCTAGCTCTGGGAAAAATTCAATATTCGTAAAG GGTGCAGTAGAAAACTTGTTGGAAAGAAGCTCTTTCATTCAATTAGAAGATGGTTCTGTAGTAGAGCTTGACCAAAAGTCCAGGAAAGCTATCTTAGAAAGCCTTCATGAAATGTCATCAAGTGCATTACGTGTATTGGGTTTTGCATACAAGGATGATCTAGCGGAGTTTGCAACATATACTGGTGATGAAGACCATCCAGCTCATGAGCTTTTACTCAATCCATCTAACTACTCATCTATTGAGAGTAAACTTGTGTTTGCTGGTTTGGCTGGGTTAAGA GATCCACCTCGAAAAGAAGTTCGCCAAGCTATTGAGGACTGCAGAATAGCTGGTATTCAGGTCATGGTTATTACTGGAGATAACAAGAACACTGCCGAAGCTATTTGTCGTGAAATAGGGGTCTTCGAACCGAATGAGGACATCAGTTCGAAGAGCTTAACAGGGAGAGAGTTCATGGATCATCGTAACAAGAAAAATCACTTAAGGCAGAGCGGAGGGCTCCTCTTTTCTAGGGCAGAGCCGAGGCATAAACAAGAGATAGTAAGGCTACTTAAAGAAAATGGTGAAGTAGTTGCAATGACTGGAGATGGAGTGAATGATGCTCCTGCCCTGAAATTGGCCGACATTGGTATTGCAATGGGCATTGCGGGTACAGAG GTTGCCAAAGAAGCGTCAGATATGGTGTTAGCAGATGACAACTTTAGTACAATCGTTGCTGCTGTTGGGGAAGGCAGGTCTATCTATAACAACATGAAGGCATTTATTAG GTATATGATTTCCTCAAATATTGGAGAGGTTGCCTCTATATTTCTCACAGCTGCTCTAGGTATACCAGAGGGTCTTATTCCTGTTCAGCTTTTGTGGGTCAATCTGGTTACCGATGGACCCCCAGCAACAGCTTTAGGATTTAATCCACCTGACAAGTACATAATGAAGAATCCTCCTCGCAGAAGTGACGACTCTCTTATCAGTGCATGGATATTGTTTCGATATCTG GTTATTGGACTCTATGTAGGAATAGCTACTGTAGGTGTATTCATTATCTGGTTCACGCAAGAATCTTTCTTAGGAATTGACCTAAGCAAAGATGGCCACAGTCTTGTCTCCTATTCTCAACTTGCTAACTGGGATCAATGCACGTCCTGGGGGAATTTCTCTGCTTCACCTTTTACTGCCGGATCGCAAGTATTCAATTTTGATGCTAATCCATGTGACTATTTTCAGACTGGAAAGATCAAAGCTATGACTCTCTCGCTGTCTGTATTGGTTGCCATTGAGATGTTCAATTCCCTTAATGCCCTCTCCGAGGATGTGAGTCTTTTGAGTATGCCTCCTTGGGTCAACCCATGGCTCCTCCTGGCAATGTCAGTTTCCTTTGGACTGCATTTCTTGATCCTTTATGTGCCATTCCTTGCTCAAATATTTGGCATTGTTCCACTAAGCCTGAACGAGTGGTTGTTGGTAGTGGCCGTTGCTTTCCCTGTGATTTTAATTGATGAGGTTCTCAAGTTTGTGGGAAGGTGTACAAGTGGGGCTCGGTCACGGTCAAAGAGTTCATTGAAGCACAAGGCAGAGTAA